One Streptomyces showdoensis genomic region harbors:
- a CDS encoding acyl-CoA dehydrogenase family protein translates to MAEFTLELNDDQKQVRDWLHGFAADVMRPAAAEWDEREETPWPIIQEAAKIGIYSLDFYAQQFFDPTGLGIPMAMEELFWGDAGIALSIVGTGLAAVGVLANGTEEQIGTWIPQMYGDAADVKVAAFCSSEPDAGSDVASLRTRAVYDEAKDEWVINGTKTWATNGGIANVHVVVAAVDPELGSKGHASFIVPPNTPGLSQGQKFQKHGIRASHTAEVVLEDVRVPGSCLLGGKEKLDERLARAREKAKAGGGERVKNAAMATFEASRPAVGAMAVGTARAAYEVALDYAKTREQFGRPIIDNQGVAFQLADMRTQIDAARLLVWRASWMATAGKPFTSAEGSMSKLYASEVAKKVTAQAIQILGGNGYTREYPVERMHRDAAIYTIFEGTSEIQRLVIARTLSGMPIR, encoded by the coding sequence ATGGCCGAGTTCACGCTCGAACTCAACGACGACCAGAAGCAGGTGCGCGACTGGCTCCACGGCTTCGCCGCCGATGTGATGCGCCCGGCGGCCGCCGAGTGGGACGAGCGTGAGGAGACGCCCTGGCCGATCATCCAGGAAGCGGCCAAGATCGGCATCTATTCCCTCGACTTCTACGCCCAGCAGTTCTTCGACCCCACCGGCCTCGGCATCCCGATGGCCATGGAGGAGCTCTTCTGGGGCGACGCCGGCATCGCCCTCTCCATCGTCGGCACCGGCCTCGCCGCCGTCGGCGTGCTCGCCAACGGCACCGAGGAGCAGATCGGCACCTGGATCCCGCAGATGTACGGCGACGCCGCCGACGTGAAGGTCGCCGCCTTCTGCTCCTCCGAGCCCGACGCCGGCTCCGACGTGGCTTCCCTGCGCACCCGCGCCGTCTACGACGAGGCCAAGGACGAGTGGGTGATCAACGGCACGAAGACCTGGGCGACCAACGGCGGCATCGCCAACGTCCACGTCGTCGTCGCCGCCGTCGACCCCGAGCTCGGCTCCAAGGGCCACGCCTCCTTCATCGTGCCCCCGAACACCCCCGGCCTCTCGCAGGGCCAGAAGTTCCAGAAGCACGGCATCCGCGCCTCGCACACCGCCGAGGTCGTCCTGGAGGACGTCCGGGTCCCCGGCAGCTGCCTGCTCGGCGGCAAGGAGAAGCTGGACGAGCGCCTGGCCCGCGCCCGAGAGAAGGCGAAGGCGGGCGGTGGCGAGCGGGTGAAGAACGCCGCCATGGCCACCTTCGAGGCCTCCCGACCCGCCGTCGGCGCCATGGCCGTGGGCACCGCCCGCGCCGCGTACGAGGTCGCCCTCGACTACGCGAAGACCCGCGAGCAGTTCGGCCGCCCCATCATCGACAACCAGGGCGTCGCCTTCCAGCTCGCCGACATGCGCACCCAGATCGACGCCGCCCGGCTGCTCGTCTGGCGCGCCTCCTGGATGGCCACCGCGGGCAAGCCCTTCACCTCCGCGGAGGGCTCGATGTCCAAGCTCTACGCGAGCGAGGTGGCCAAGAAGGTCACCGCCCAGGCCATCCAGATCCTGGGCGGCAACGGCTACACCCGGGAGTACCCGGTCGAGCGGATGCACCGCGACGCCGCCATCTACACGATCTTCGAGGGCACCAGCGAGATCCAGCGCCTGGTCATCGCCCGCACGCTGTCGGGCATGCCGATCCGCTGA
- a CDS encoding acyl-CoA thioesterase, translating to MTNPAERLVDLLDLEQIEVNIFRGRSPQESLQRVFGGQVAGQALVAAGRTTDGERPVHSLHAYFLRPGRPGVPIVYQVERVRDGRSFTTRRVTAIQEGRTIFNLTASFHRPEESAFEHQLPPRHLGDPESLPNLADEIRDHLGALPEALERMARRQPFDIRYVDRLRWTKEEVQGADPRSAVWMRAVGPLGDDPLVHTCALTYASDMTLLDAVRIPVEPLWGPRGFDMASLDHAMWFHRPFRADEWFLYDQESPIAHGGRGLARGRIYDREGRLLVSVVQEGLFRKL from the coding sequence GTGACCAACCCCGCCGAGAGACTCGTGGACCTGCTCGACCTGGAGCAGATCGAGGTGAACATCTTCCGCGGCCGCAGCCCGCAGGAGTCGCTGCAACGGGTCTTCGGCGGGCAGGTCGCCGGCCAGGCCCTGGTGGCGGCCGGGCGCACCACGGACGGCGAGCGCCCGGTGCACTCGCTGCACGCCTACTTCCTGCGGCCGGGCCGGCCGGGCGTGCCGATCGTCTACCAGGTGGAGCGGGTGCGCGACGGGCGCTCGTTCACCACCCGGCGGGTCACCGCGATCCAGGAGGGCCGGACGATCTTCAATCTGACGGCCTCCTTCCACCGCCCGGAGGAGTCGGCCTTCGAGCACCAGCTGCCGCCCCGGCACCTGGGCGACCCGGAGAGCCTGCCGAACCTGGCGGACGAGATCCGCGACCACCTGGGGGCGCTGCCGGAGGCGCTGGAGCGGATGGCCCGGCGGCAGCCCTTCGACATCCGCTACGTGGACCGGCTGCGCTGGACGAAGGAGGAGGTCCAGGGCGCGGACCCGCGCAGCGCGGTGTGGATGCGGGCGGTGGGGCCGCTGGGCGACGACCCGCTGGTGCACACCTGCGCGCTGACCTACGCCTCGGACATGACGCTGCTCGACGCGGTGCGCATCCCGGTGGAGCCGCTGTGGGGGCCGCGCGGCTTCGACATGGCGTCGCTCGACCACGCGATGTGGTTCCACCGCCCGTTCCGGGCCGACGAGTGGTTCCTGTACGACCAGGAGTCGCCGATCGCGCACGGCGGGCGCGGGCTGGCCCGCGGCCGGATCTACGACCGCGAGGGCCGGCTGCTGGTGTCGGTGGTGCAGGAAGGGCTGTTCCGCAAGCTCTAG
- a CDS encoding glutathione peroxidase — MSLYEIPLKTLTGDPISLADFRDRAVLVVNVASQCGLTPQYAGLERLQKEYGDRGFTVVGVPCNQFAGQEPGSAEEIGTFCSATYGVTFPLLEKTDVNGAGRHPLYAELTKVADAEGAAGDVQWNFEKFLIGRDGVVTRFRPRTEPEAPEVVAAIEAQLA, encoded by the coding sequence ATGAGCCTGTACGAGATCCCGCTGAAGACCCTCACCGGGGACCCGATCTCCCTCGCCGACTTCCGTGACCGTGCCGTCCTGGTGGTCAACGTGGCCTCGCAGTGCGGCCTCACCCCGCAGTACGCGGGTCTGGAGCGGCTGCAGAAGGAGTACGGGGACCGCGGCTTCACCGTGGTCGGTGTGCCCTGCAACCAGTTCGCGGGCCAGGAGCCGGGCAGCGCGGAGGAGATCGGCACCTTCTGCTCCGCGACGTACGGCGTGACCTTCCCGCTCCTGGAGAAGACGGACGTCAACGGCGCCGGCCGGCACCCGCTGTACGCGGAGCTGACCAAGGTCGCGGACGCCGAGGGCGCGGCCGGGGACGTGCAGTGGAACTTCGAGAAGTTCCTGATCGGCCGCGACGGCGTGGTCACCCGCTTCCGCCCGCGCACCGAGCCGGAGGCCCCCGAGGTCGTGGCCGCGATCGAGGCCCAGCTTGCCTGA
- a CDS encoding TetR family transcriptional regulator — MDTTHRTTTEQQKPADQRRRELLEAADRVVLRDGPKASMNAIAAEAGITKPILYRHFGDKGGLYRALATRHTDALLSALRAALDAPADRRRRVESTLDTYLASIEAMPQVYRFLMHPAEESHQSEQGFDVGRHSAPLLRRMGEELGQVIAERVDLGPDGEAQARIWGHGIVGMMHAAGDWWLGERPCSREQLVRSMADLLWGRLAAAGDRPDGPGF; from the coding sequence ATGGACACCACACACCGGACCACCACCGAGCAGCAGAAGCCGGCCGACCAACGGCGCCGCGAACTGCTGGAGGCGGCGGACCGCGTGGTGCTCCGGGACGGCCCCAAGGCCTCGATGAACGCGATCGCCGCCGAGGCCGGGATCACCAAGCCGATCCTCTACCGCCACTTCGGCGACAAGGGCGGCCTCTACCGGGCCCTCGCCACCCGCCACACCGACGCCCTGCTCTCGGCGCTCCGGGCCGCGCTGGACGCGCCCGCCGACCGCCGCCGCCGGGTCGAGTCCACCCTGGACACCTACCTGGCCTCCATCGAGGCGATGCCCCAGGTCTACCGCTTCCTCATGCACCCGGCCGAGGAGTCCCACCAGTCCGAGCAGGGCTTCGACGTGGGACGCCACTCGGCGCCGCTGCTGCGGCGCATGGGCGAGGAGCTGGGCCAGGTCATCGCCGAGCGGGTCGACCTCGGCCCCGACGGCGAGGCCCAGGCCCGCATCTGGGGCCACGGCATCGTCGGCATGATGCACGCCGCCGGGGACTGGTGGCTCGGCGAACGCCCCTGCTCCCGGGAGCAGTTGGTCCGCAGCATGGCGGACCTGCTGTGGGGCCGCCTCGCGGCGGCCGGCGACCGGCCGGACGGGCCCGGGTTCTGA
- a CDS encoding putative protein N(5)-glutamine methyltransferase encodes MPELAIAGVVERLRAAGCVFAEEEAELLTAAARGPAELDAMVRRRVSGLPLEHVVGWAGFAGLRIEVDPGVFVPRRRTEFLMGRAVALARPGAVCVDLCCGSGAAGAVLLASVPGAEVHASDIEPAAVRCARRNLEPRGGRVYEGDLFEPLPEALRGRIEVLVANVPYVPSEDVALLPPEARDHEPLVALDGGADGLEVLRRVAAEAADWLAPGGHLLVETSERQADRAVAAVTAHGLSARILEDEELYATVLVATRPLLVSGSGLAPRAGQA; translated from the coding sequence TTGCCTGAGCTCGCGATCGCCGGCGTGGTGGAGCGGCTGCGGGCCGCGGGCTGCGTCTTCGCCGAGGAGGAGGCGGAGCTGCTGACCGCGGCGGCGCGGGGCCCCGCCGAACTGGACGCGATGGTCCGGCGGCGGGTCTCGGGCCTGCCGCTGGAGCACGTGGTGGGCTGGGCCGGGTTCGCCGGGCTGCGGATCGAGGTCGACCCGGGCGTGTTCGTCCCGCGCCGGCGCACGGAGTTCCTGATGGGCCGCGCGGTGGCGCTGGCCCGGCCGGGCGCCGTCTGCGTCGACCTGTGCTGCGGCTCCGGAGCGGCGGGGGCGGTGCTGCTCGCCTCCGTGCCGGGCGCCGAGGTGCACGCCTCGGACATCGAGCCGGCGGCGGTGCGCTGCGCCCGGCGGAACCTGGAGCCGCGCGGCGGCCGGGTCTACGAGGGCGACCTCTTCGAGCCGCTGCCGGAGGCGCTGCGCGGCCGGATCGAGGTCCTCGTCGCCAACGTGCCGTACGTGCCGAGCGAGGACGTGGCCCTGCTGCCGCCCGAGGCGCGCGACCACGAGCCGCTGGTGGCGCTGGACGGCGGCGCGGACGGCCTGGAGGTGCTGCGCCGGGTCGCGGCCGAGGCGGCCGACTGGCTGGCGCCGGGCGGCCACCTGCTGGTGGAGACGAGCGAGCGCCAGGCCGACCGGGCCGTGGCGGCGGTCACCGCGCACGGCCTGTCGGCCCGGATCCTGGAGGACGAGGAGCTGTACGCCACGGTGCTGGTGGCGACGCGGCCCTTGCTCGTGTCCGGATCCGGCCTGGCACCGCGGGCCGGCCAGGCCTGA
- a CDS encoding DUF6011 domain-containing protein yields the protein MGDEPLAIEIDSAAQPAPGRVWCRLCGRPLTGAESRRTGLGPSCDAKLHPPGPDIRTRRHEVEQDTLPGV from the coding sequence ATGGGAGACGAACCACTGGCAATCGAGATCGATTCCGCCGCACAGCCGGCGCCGGGCCGCGTGTGGTGCCGGCTGTGCGGCCGCCCGCTGACCGGAGCCGAGTCCCGCCGCACCGGACTCGGCCCCTCCTGCGACGCCAAGCTGCACCCGCCGGGCCCGGACATCCGCACCCGCCGCCACGAGGTCGAGCAGGACACCCTGCCCGGCGTGTGA
- a CDS encoding type 1 glutamine amidotransferase: MTDSSLRLVWVYPDLLSTYGDQGNVLVVERRARQRGLSVERVDVRSDQPVPTSGDIYLIGGGEDRPQRLAAERLLRDGGLSRAAANGAIIFSVCAGYQILGHEFVNDVGERQAGLGLLDVTTVRGEGARCVGDVLADIDPNLGLPQLTGFENHQGVTHLGPTARPFARTVFGNGNGTGDGTEGAYNDTVFGTYMHGPVMARNPQVADLMLKLALDVNALPPTDDRWYEALRAERIAAASQPA; encoded by the coding sequence ATGACTGACAGCAGCCTGCGTCTGGTCTGGGTCTACCCGGACCTGCTCAGCACCTACGGCGACCAGGGCAACGTCCTCGTCGTCGAGCGCCGCGCCCGCCAGCGCGGACTCAGCGTCGAGCGCGTCGACGTGCGCAGCGACCAGCCCGTCCCGACCTCCGGCGACATCTACCTCATCGGCGGCGGCGAGGACCGGCCGCAGCGGCTCGCGGCCGAGCGGCTGCTCCGCGACGGCGGTCTGAGCCGGGCGGCGGCCAACGGCGCGATCATCTTCTCGGTCTGCGCCGGCTACCAGATCCTGGGCCACGAGTTCGTCAACGACGTCGGCGAGCGCCAGGCGGGCCTCGGCCTGCTCGACGTGACGACGGTCCGCGGCGAGGGCGCCCGGTGCGTCGGCGACGTGCTCGCGGACATCGACCCGAACCTGGGCCTGCCCCAGCTCACCGGGTTCGAGAACCACCAGGGCGTCACCCACCTCGGCCCGACCGCCCGCCCGTTCGCCCGGACCGTCTTCGGCAACGGCAACGGCACCGGCGACGGCACCGAGGGCGCGTACAACGACACGGTCTTCGGCACGTACATGCACGGCCCCGTCATGGCCCGCAACCCGCAGGTCGCGGACCTGATGCTGAAGCTGGCGCTGGACGTGAACGCGCTGCCGCCGACGGACGACCGGTGGTACGAGGCGCTGCGCGCCGAGCGCATCGCGGCGGCCTCGCAGCCGGCCTGA
- a CDS encoding VOC family protein: MDETEMTLQLTIDCVDPRRLVPFWAEALRYEPEPPPEGHVSWLAYWRALGVPEEELADGAGELPESIVDPKGVGPRVWFQAVPEPKTVKNRLHLDLKVGGGRAVPLALRRERVDAEVARLTVLGASVLYTMDRPEGMEYYAVVLQDPEGNEFCVV, encoded by the coding sequence ATGGACGAGACCGAGATGACCCTGCAGCTCACGATCGACTGCGTCGACCCCCGGCGCCTGGTGCCCTTCTGGGCGGAGGCCCTGCGTTACGAGCCGGAGCCGCCGCCGGAGGGCCACGTGAGCTGGCTGGCGTACTGGCGGGCGCTGGGCGTCCCGGAGGAGGAGCTGGCGGACGGCGCGGGCGAGCTGCCCGAGTCCATCGTCGACCCGAAGGGCGTCGGGCCGCGCGTCTGGTTCCAGGCGGTCCCCGAGCCGAAGACCGTCAAGAACCGGCTCCACCTGGACCTGAAGGTCGGCGGCGGCCGGGCGGTCCCGCTCGCCCTGCGCCGCGAGCGGGTCGACGCCGAGGTCGCCCGGCTGACCGTCCTGGGCGCCTCGGTGCTGTACACGATGGACCGGCCGGAGGGCATGGAGTACTACGCGGTGGTGCTCCAGGACCCGGAGGGCAACGAGTTCTGTGTCGTGTGA
- a CDS encoding Mur ligase family protein: MSGSNSEPLSPRAKLAVTAGKAAAAVSRAAGRGSGSVIGGRVALKLDPDLLGRLAQHLDVVLVSATNGKTTTTRLIAEALRASGPVVSNALGANMPAGITSALAGGSDAKYGVIEVDEKYLAGVARDTTPKAIALLNLSRDQLDRAAETRMLAEKWREGLNGTKAVVIANADDPLIVWAASSSPNVVWVAAGQEWKDDAWSCPACGGVMQRPGDDWFCGECGFRRPAPSWALSGDHVLDPHGSAWPIHLQLPGRANKANAATSAAVAAVFGVPPQVALERMYQVQAVAGRYDVVSFQGRELRLLLAKNPAGWLETFSLIDQPPTPVILAVNARGADGTDTSWLWDVDYGRLAGHPIMVIGDRKLDLAVRLEVAGVDFRVCETIDEAVTVAPPGQIELIGNYTAFQDVRRRVGN; encoded by the coding sequence ATGTCAGGCAGCAACTCGGAGCCGCTGTCGCCGCGCGCGAAACTGGCCGTGACGGCGGGCAAGGCCGCCGCCGCGGTGTCGCGGGCAGCGGGACGCGGCAGCGGATCGGTGATCGGCGGCCGGGTCGCGCTCAAGCTGGACCCTGATCTGCTGGGCCGGCTCGCGCAGCACCTGGACGTCGTCCTCGTGTCGGCGACCAACGGAAAGACCACCACGACGCGACTGATCGCCGAGGCGCTGCGCGCCAGCGGCCCGGTCGTCTCGAACGCCCTCGGCGCCAACATGCCGGCGGGCATCACCTCGGCCCTGGCCGGCGGCTCGGACGCCAAGTACGGCGTCATCGAGGTCGACGAGAAGTACCTGGCGGGCGTCGCCCGGGACACCACCCCGAAGGCGATCGCGCTGCTCAACCTCTCCCGCGACCAGCTCGACCGCGCCGCGGAGACCCGCATGCTCGCGGAGAAGTGGCGCGAGGGCCTCAACGGCACCAAGGCCGTCGTCATCGCCAACGCCGACGACCCGCTGATCGTCTGGGCCGCCTCCTCCTCGCCGAACGTGGTGTGGGTGGCCGCGGGCCAGGAGTGGAAGGACGACGCCTGGTCCTGCCCCGCCTGCGGCGGTGTGATGCAGCGCCCCGGCGACGACTGGTTCTGCGGCGAGTGCGGCTTCCGCCGTCCGGCGCCGAGCTGGGCGCTCAGCGGCGACCACGTGCTCGACCCGCACGGCTCGGCCTGGCCGATCCACCTGCAGCTGCCCGGCCGCGCCAACAAGGCCAACGCCGCCACCTCCGCCGCGGTCGCCGCGGTCTTCGGGGTGCCGCCGCAGGTCGCGCTGGAGCGCATGTACCAGGTGCAGGCCGTCGCCGGCCGCTACGACGTGGTCTCCTTCCAGGGCCGCGAGCTGCGGCTCCTGCTGGCCAAGAACCCGGCCGGCTGGCTCGAAACGTTTTCCCTCATCGACCAGCCGCCGACCCCGGTCATCCTCGCGGTCAACGCCCGCGGCGCCGACGGCACGGACACCTCCTGGCTGTGGGACGTGGACTACGGCCGCCTGGCCGGCCACCCGATCATGGTGATCGGCGACCGCAAGCTGGACCTCGCGGTCCGGCTGGAGGTCGCCGGCGTGGACTTCCGCGTGTGCGAGACGATCGACGAGGCCGTGACGGTGGCACCGCCCGGCCAGATCGAGCTGATCGGCAACTACACCGCGTTCCAGGACGTCCGCCGCCGCGTCGGCAACTGA
- a CDS encoding cytochrome P450: MTTTTSATARQVPELTGVPLLGSLLDLKNDSLGTFLKARRDHGDVVRITAGPPGARATVHCVFSAEGAQQVLATDAANFRKDNAFYQEIRESFGNGLLTSQDGDYLRQRRLVQPLFTRRSVDGYAAAVATEVTRLTDGWRTAGHGSVDVVHEMAGLALRAVARILFGTDVDEAVGIVERCFPVLGDYVSRRGYAPRKLPRSWPTPVNRRAATAHEELYAVCDRIIAERRAAGTDGADGGGDGEDLLSRLVAASDGADGFDAGELREQVLVFLLAGHETTATSMGFALHLLARHPEVQRRAHQELDEVLGGRTPGAADLDALPYLTRVLKEAMRLFPAAPAIGRRAVEATEIGGYAIPAGADVIVAPWVTHRHPRYWDDPERFDPERFTPEREAERPRYAWFPFGGGPRACIGQHFSMLESVIALAMILQRHELEAIDTHVPLGSAITLQALGPARCRLRPRTAREG; encoded by the coding sequence ATGACGACGACCACCAGCGCCACCGCACGGCAGGTGCCCGAACTCACGGGCGTCCCGCTGCTCGGCTCGCTGCTCGACCTCAAGAACGACTCGCTCGGCACCTTCCTGAAGGCCCGCCGCGACCACGGCGACGTCGTCCGGATCACCGCAGGACCGCCCGGCGCCCGGGCCACCGTCCACTGCGTGTTCTCCGCCGAGGGCGCCCAGCAGGTGCTCGCCACCGACGCCGCCAACTTCCGCAAGGACAACGCCTTCTACCAGGAGATCCGGGAGTCCTTCGGCAACGGACTGCTGACCAGCCAGGACGGCGACTACCTGCGCCAGCGCCGGCTCGTCCAGCCGCTCTTCACCCGCCGCAGCGTCGACGGCTACGCCGCCGCCGTCGCCACCGAGGTCACCCGGCTCACCGACGGCTGGCGCACGGCGGGCCACGGCTCCGTGGACGTCGTCCACGAGATGGCCGGGCTGGCCCTGCGCGCCGTCGCCCGCATCCTCTTCGGCACCGACGTCGACGAGGCCGTCGGCATCGTCGAGCGCTGCTTCCCCGTCCTCGGGGACTACGTCTCGCGCCGCGGCTACGCGCCCCGCAAGCTCCCGCGCTCCTGGCCCACGCCCGTCAACCGGCGCGCCGCCACGGCCCACGAGGAGCTGTACGCGGTCTGCGACCGGATCATCGCCGAGCGGCGCGCGGCCGGCACCGACGGCGCCGACGGCGGGGGAGACGGCGAGGACCTGCTGAGCCGCCTGGTCGCCGCGAGCGACGGCGCCGACGGCTTCGACGCGGGCGAACTGCGCGAGCAGGTCCTGGTGTTCCTGCTCGCCGGCCACGAGACGACCGCCACCTCGATGGGCTTCGCCCTCCACCTGCTGGCCCGCCACCCCGAGGTGCAGCGGCGGGCCCACCAGGAGCTCGACGAGGTCCTGGGCGGCCGCACGCCGGGCGCCGCCGACCTCGACGCGCTGCCCTACCTCACCCGGGTCCTCAAGGAGGCCATGCGGCTCTTCCCGGCCGCCCCGGCCATCGGCCGGCGGGCCGTCGAGGCCACCGAGATCGGCGGGTACGCGATCCCCGCCGGGGCCGACGTGATCGTCGCCCCCTGGGTCACCCACCGCCACCCGCGCTACTGGGACGACCCGGAGCGCTTCGACCCCGAGCGCTTCACCCCGGAGCGGGAGGCCGAGCGCCCCCGCTACGCCTGGTTCCCCTTCGGCGGCGGCCCGCGCGCCTGCATCGGACAGCACTTCTCGATGCTGGAGTCGGTGATCGCCCTCGCGATGATCCTCCAGCGCCACGAGCTGGAGGCGATCGACACCCACGTGCCGCTCGGCTCGGCGATCACCCTCCAGGCCCTCGGCCCGGCCCGCTGCCGGCTGAGGCCCCGCACCGCCCGGGAGGGCTAG
- a CDS encoding 6-phosphofructokinase: protein MRIGVLTSGGDCPGLNAVIRSVVHRAVVDHGDEVIGFHDGWKGLLECDYRKLDLDSVAGILARGGTMLGSSRVQPAHLVDGVERAKGHVADLGIDAIIPIGGEGTLKAANLLSEAGLPIVGVPKTIDNDIASTDVTFGFDTAVTVATEALDRLKTTAESHQRVLIVEVMGRHTGWIALHSGMAAGAHAIVVPERPFDIDELTARVGARFEDGKRFAIVVVAEGAKPREGSMEFKTAGTDIYGHERFTGVANQLSAELERRLGKEARPVILGHVQRGGTPTAYDRVLATRFGWHAVEAAHRGDFGMLTALRGTEIELVPLAQAVETLKTVPAERYAEAECVL, encoded by the coding sequence ATGCGCATTGGTGTGCTCACCTCCGGCGGAGACTGCCCCGGTCTGAATGCCGTCATCCGGTCCGTCGTGCACCGCGCCGTCGTCGACCACGGTGACGAGGTCATCGGCTTCCACGACGGGTGGAAGGGCCTCCTGGAGTGCGACTACCGCAAGCTGGACCTCGACTCGGTGGCGGGCATACTCGCCCGCGGCGGCACCATGCTCGGTTCCTCCCGGGTCCAGCCCGCGCACCTGGTCGACGGCGTCGAGCGCGCCAAGGGCCACGTCGCGGACCTCGGGATCGACGCGATCATCCCGATCGGCGGCGAGGGCACCCTCAAGGCCGCCAACCTGCTCTCCGAGGCGGGCCTCCCGATCGTCGGCGTGCCCAAGACCATCGACAACGACATCGCCTCGACCGACGTCACCTTCGGCTTCGACACCGCCGTCACGGTGGCCACCGAGGCCCTGGACCGGCTGAAGACCACCGCCGAGTCCCACCAGCGCGTGCTGATCGTCGAGGTCATGGGCCGGCACACCGGCTGGATCGCGCTGCACTCCGGCATGGCCGCCGGCGCGCACGCGATCGTCGTGCCCGAGCGTCCCTTCGACATCGACGAGCTGACCGCCCGGGTCGGCGCCCGCTTCGAGGACGGCAAGCGCTTCGCGATCGTGGTGGTCGCCGAGGGCGCGAAGCCCCGCGAGGGCTCGATGGAGTTCAAGACCGCCGGCACCGACATCTACGGCCACGAGCGCTTCACCGGCGTGGCCAACCAGCTCTCCGCCGAGCTGGAGCGGCGCCTCGGCAAGGAGGCCCGCCCGGTCATCCTCGGCCACGTCCAGCGCGGCGGCACCCCGACCGCGTACGACCGCGTCCTCGCGACCCGCTTCGGCTGGCACGCGGTGGAGGCGGCGCACCGCGGCGACTTCGGCATGCTGACGGCGCTGCGCGGCACGGAGATCGAGCTGGTGCCGCTGGCGCAGGCCGTGGAGACCCTGAAGACGGTCCCGGCGGAGCGCTACGCCGAGGCCGAGTGCGTGCTCTGA
- the def gene encoding peptide deformylase, which translates to MRNRLIPGSSGHVRAMTLLGDPVLHTPCAPVTDFGPELARLVEDMFATMYAANGVGLAANQVGVGLRVFVYDCPDDEDVRHLGHLVNPRLVEADGDVYRGPEGCLSLPGLEAPTPRFDRAVVEGVRVDGTPVRVEGTGFFARCLQHESDHLEGGVYADHVTGWRRGRLLRQIRKEPWGSGAAAL; encoded by the coding sequence ATGCGAAACCGCTTGATCCCCGGCAGTTCCGGCCATGTCCGAGCGATGACCCTGCTCGGCGACCCGGTGCTGCACACGCCCTGCGCGCCCGTCACCGACTTCGGGCCGGAGCTCGCCCGGCTCGTCGAGGACATGTTCGCGACCATGTACGCGGCGAACGGCGTGGGCCTCGCCGCCAACCAGGTGGGCGTGGGGCTGCGGGTCTTCGTGTACGACTGCCCCGACGACGAGGACGTCCGGCACCTGGGCCATCTGGTCAACCCGCGCCTGGTCGAGGCCGACGGCGACGTGTACCGCGGCCCCGAGGGCTGTCTGTCGCTGCCGGGCCTGGAGGCGCCGACGCCCCGCTTCGACCGTGCCGTGGTCGAGGGCGTCCGGGTGGACGGCACCCCGGTCCGGGTCGAGGGCACGGGCTTCTTCGCCCGCTGCCTCCAGCACGAGTCCGACCACCTGGAGGGCGGCGTCTACGCGGACCACGTGACCGGGTGGCGGCGGGGCAGGCTGCTGCGGCAGATCCGGAAGGAGCCGTGGGGGAGCGGGGCGGCGGCGCTGTAG